Part of the Sporosarcina sp. FSL K6-2383 genome is shown below.
CCTTTGGCGCGGTGATCCTTTTGTCGAGGACTAAATGTTATCAGCAGGGCGGATGCATCCGTGCTGCTTTTTTAGTGTTCAAAATTATGTGAAACAAAACGCCTGCCCAATCGATAAGAACCGAAAGGGCAGGCTGGGCATCGCAGGTTAGTCAATCATTCATAGCTTTAGTATAATCAGTCTTCGTCACAATCAATGAAAACGTCTTTGACACATTGAATGGCACAGAAGCATTTTAAGTCGACTGTGACACATGAACCAGTCGCCTCAAAGCGTTCAACTTCACAAATTGCATCAAAATCAAGTTTGCCATGTTTAAATAAGTTGACTCTTCTGCCGTGACGATCGCGTGGCTCGAGAACTTGTAATGTTGCACAGCAGTTGTCAAATACATTTTGTACTCTAAAGAAGACTGAGAAGCAGCTATTACAATCTTTTTCATTCCCTTGTTCGTTCGATAGATTTCTGTCGTTATCACGGCGTCTTCTTCTTTGATTGAACATTGCTTTGAAAGGATCACCGTCATCATTCATTAGCATGAATACCCGTGTATTTGCCCGTTGTCGTGAAGGACTAACAAGGCTACCAAGCGGGGTTAAGAAACAATCAGTTCTGCAATCGTCACAATCTATGTCATCTCGAATATCCTGTATTCGTCGAATCGCACGGACGACCTCGCAAATACAGTTATCATGGCGGCGAATATCCGCCACATCTTCATTTCTTCCACATCCCATTAATTCCACCTCCTTCTCTCAATTCTTTATACTTTATGCGCTAGAGTCCGCCATGTTAGGGCGGACGAACCGGTTATGAATAAAGTTCAGATGAAAAAGGCATACTATAAAAAAAATGGAGGGACGCATATCCGGAAACTTGGCCTAATGATTATTGTACTTACTCTGCTAGCTGGTTGTTCAGAAAATGGAATTCGGATTCATAATGATTCGAGTGAGGACCCCACAAAGGCTGAACAAGTATTTAAGACCGATCCACATCTTACAGGGGCCGTCACCGTATTTCATGAAAATAATCTATTGATGGGAGTTACGCTTAAAACATTTTCAAGGTTCAAAAAAGAAAAGATTGAAAAAGAGTTAAAAAAGCAATTAGAAAAAGAATACCCGGAGTTAGACATTACCGTATCGGCAGATGGAAAAATATGGTTGGAAGCCAATAAGCTTATAAAATCAGGTCAAAAAAAAGAATTGACTGAAAAAATCGATAAGCTAAAACTATTGTTAAAGGAAGAGACGTAATGGATGAAAAAAAATATGCACAATTAGAACAACAAATGTCACCGAAAACACCTTTGCTACGCAATGTCATATTTGCTTTTTTGACAGGCGGAACAATCTGCTTGATTGGTCAATTTGTTGCTCTTTTTTATATGGTGTTTTTTGATTTTACAGAACGGACTGCGAGTAATCCAACTGTCGCGACGATGGTATTTTTCGCCATGCTTTTAACTGGTTTTGGTTACTATAAGAAAATTGGTCAATTTGGTGGGGCGGGGAGTGCAGTGCCTATTACGGGATTCGGTAACGCGGTCATTTCTGCGGCTATTGAGCATAAGTCCGAGGGCTATGTACTTGGAGTCGGAGGGAATATGTTCAAGCTGGCGGGATCAGTCATTCTTTTTGGTGTGTTTTCCGCATTTGCCGTTGCGCTAGTGAAAACAATTCTTGTTAAGTTTGGTGTCGTATCATGGTAGCGCGCGGGTTACTGACATTTAAGACGACTCCATCCATTGTCGCAACGGGTGTGACAGCTGGACCATTGGAAAGGAAAAGTCCTTTTGTTCATCAATTTGATAAAGTGTATGACGATGAACGCTGCGGTTTAAAGACGAATGAACATGCTCATGCCAAAATGATTGAAGACGCCTGCATGATTGCGTTGAGTAAAATAGATCTTATACCAAGTGATGCTAATTTTTTATTGATCGGTGATCTTGTGAATCAAATGACCCCCTCCAATTTTAGTGCCTCTACGTTGGGCATCCCGTACATCGGTTTGTTTTCAGCATGTGCGACATCGGTGTCTTCTTTGCTGATGGCGGCATTGTTGACGGAAGCAGGCATGTCGAACTGTGCGATTGCAGGGGCAGCAAGTCAGCACAATGCGATTGAGCGACAATTTCGCTATCCTGTCGAGTATGGTGCGCAAAAGGGTGAAACAGCACAATGGACAGTGACAGCGGCAGGAATGGCGGCTGTCACCCCCTATAAAAAAGGAGTTCCTTCTATTAAATGTGCGACCATCGGATGTGTCACGGATCTTGGTATGACAGATCCACTAAATATGGGAGCGGCAATGGCGCCAGCAGCGGCGGATACAGTCACACGCCATCTTACAGGGCATGGTATGAAAGCAAGTGACTATGATTGTATTATGACAGGTGACCTTGGCAAGACAGGATTTGAATTGTATAAACAATTATTAGGTAATAAAGGAGTAGAGGTGACGGACAAGTTTCGAGATGCGGGTGCGGAATTTTATAGTAATGATCCGACATTTTTATCTGGAGCGAGTGGGGCAGGTTGTTCTGCTGCGATTTATTTCACCGAAATTATTGGAAAAATGGTGGCGGGTGAGTATAAGCGCGTTTTGCTTATTGCGACGGGTGCGCTGTTGTCGCCCATGTCGTTCCAACAAGGTGATACGATTCCATGCATAGCGCATGCAGTTGAATTAACGATGAAATGAGTGGGTATAATGATTTCAATTTTTATAACATCGTTTATTGTGGGTGGATTAATTTGTGTCGTTGGACAGCTCTTATTTGATGTAGCGAAACTGACTCCAGCTCATACATTATGTATATTAGTCGTCGTAGGATCCGTGTTAGATGGTTTTGGACTCTATGAACCACTAATTGATTTTGCAGGTGCTGGTGCAACGATACCAATTACTTCTTTTGGTAATTCGTTGACACATGGTGCCATGGCAGAAGCAGAAAAGCATGGTTTCATCGGTGTGTTGACGGGTATGTTTGAAGTGACAAGCTCAGGAATTAGCGCAGCTATTTTATTTGGCTTTATAGCTGCTTTCATTTTTAAAGCAAAGGGAAAAATGTAGGGACATTTTCCCCAATCCTTTCTTTCTTCTCCGCATAGGATATGTGGAAGGGAAGGAGGGGTTTTTCATGTATGGAGGATACAATCCTTATTATGGCGGATACGGATGCGGTGGATTCGATGGAGGAAGAGGCTATAACTATGGCGGTTCGACATTTGTTCTAATTGTTGTTCTCTTCATCTTGCTCATTATCGTGGGCAAAAGTTTCTTATAGGAGGGGAGGATTATAGATGAATGATTCATTTTTCCGGAAAATCGAATCAAAAACGGGTGTCCCGATGGACGAAGTATTCGCCCTGGCCAATGCAATCCAATTCGCAGATTTCAATGATGAGCGGCAAGTGAGGAAAATTATTCAAAAGGTTGGCAAGCTGGCAAAGCGCGAAGTACCTCAGCATACGGAAGATGAGCTCGTTCGGTCAATCATCAAGGATGGTAAATCTGTTAATATACAAGATATCCAAAATATGATTGGCAGACAATAAAAGAATAAGAGATAAATGGTTTAAAAATCGGCTAACTGGGTATACTAGTAATAGAATTAGAAACTATTAGGAAAGGGGTGTAGACAATGGGCTACCTATTACCAATTCAACCAATTCAATCTCAGCAATATGCAAATCGGATGAATGCAGACTCGTATAATTTTGCACATATCAATCGTGTAGGCAAGATCAAATTCGATTTCAAGTTTTCCGAGGATTCACATGAAGCATTTCAGCAGGATCAGGAGCAAGAGGAGAAGGAGGAAAAGGAAATGGCGAGCGCTCGTGTTTCCGCACCTCCTTTAGCATCTAAGGGTTTTATCTACCCGAATCCTGCCAATCTATCACCCGCAATTTCACAGGCAGTCGGAAAAGGACTATCTGTAAATGCGTACGTTTAATCAATTACGTCACGGCGTAATTGCGTCCGGATTTTTTCGATCTTGAGACCTACAGGATGTAGATCATGCAGTCGTTTCGAATCGAACGGCGAAGGGTTTGATTTGCCGTATTTCTGTGCTTTTGCAGAAATTAAGGCACATGATTAGGACGTCGCGAACTTAGACTGCCATCATTAACTCCCTTAAAAATCCGTGACATCCGCCGGAGGCTTTATCTTGATTCAAGATTAAATAATATCAAAAAGGTTCGCACTGCTTGTAAAAAAGCATGGCGAACCTTTTTTTATTCGATAATAATCTTTTCCATTGCACGATGTGGGATGTCTGCATCCATAAATTCAGGTGAGGTGATGACATATCCTAGCTTTTCGTAGAAAGGAACTGCGTAGGTTTGGGCATTTAAAATAATTTTATGCATCCCGGTTTCTTTTGCATGCTTTTCAAGTGCATTCATAATGAGATTGCCTAAGTGCTGTCCTCGATATTCTTCCAAAATACAGATACGTTCGACTTTACCAATACCTGCGTTTGTTTCACGCAAACGACCTGCGCCGATGGCTGTCGTCATGGAATAGACGACGAAATGGACGGCATCTTTGTCGAAATCGTCTAGTTCAAGATTGAGTGGAACGCCTTGTTCTTCTACAAAAACTTTTCTTCTGACAGAAAATGCATCTTCCCGCTCAAGGTCAGAAGTCACAATTCTTACTGTAACCAATTCTTAATTATCCTCATCGAGGCGGAATGTCTCGTACACTGTCCAAGAACCGTCCTCAAGCTGATAGAGAAGATGGAGGCGATCAATCGTTTCTGTGTGATCCACGCCAATCATTTTAAGTTGACCGATAATATCATCGTGTTCACCAGAAGTGAGTTTTTGTGCAATTGTCACGTGCGGAACAAATGCAAACTCAGGTTCATCACCAGGGAAATTATAGTTTAGGTCTTTATGCAATGCTTCTAAATCATCGTTTAATTCTGCTTTGAAGTAAATCGTATTTGTAATAGGAGCAAATGAGCTGACCTTTGAAACGTTCAATTCAAAAGGCTTATGCTTATTTGTGACTGCTTTAATCGCTTTGGCCACTTCTGCAATTTCTTGATCGTTCGCTTCGAATACACCTTTAACTGTCATATGCGGTGTGATAAGTGCATAATGCGGGTCGTATCTTTTACGGTAAGCATTTGCCAGGTCCTGAAGTTTCTTTGATGGGAATGCAACAACGCCGTATTTCATAATGTTACCTCCTAGTAAGAATGATTTGGTAAAGGCTTTTATTAGTATTGATTATACCAGAATGCTTGGGAAAATGTCCGTTTTGTCCGAAATCAATTAACTGAAGTATGGTCGCTTTTACAAATTGTATGTTTTTTGAATAGCACGTCGGACATCGGGCTGCCAATGCTTCCAAGTATGGTCTCCTTCAAATTCTTCATAGAAGTACGGAAACCCTTTTCTTTCGATCAAATCTTTTAAAACGCGATTCGGAGAGAGGAAATCACGAACACCATCAACCGTTGTTTTCACTTCTGTTTCACCTTGTCCAATGACATGGTAAATCGATAAATGCGAAGGGCTTTGTGCCGTTTCGACAGCTTCGAGTACGCGTTCATCGACAAGAGGTGAATGAAGAATGACCTGTCCAAAGCTATTTGGGTATTTTAATGCTGTTAGTAAAGAAACGGTTGCTGCTAGCGAGTCTCCAATAAGTCCGCGACCGGCGCCAATCTGATACGTCGGATAATTGTCATCCATATAAGGAACGAGCTCATGAGCTAGGAAGCGGATATAAGCCTCGAGGCGATCACCTTCTGGATGATACATGCGTCTCCGTTCCGAAACGCTTTTATAAGGGACACCCACGACAATGACGTTTTCAATGTCACCAGCATCCATCAGCTCATCGACAACGCGACCAATTCGTCCGTATTGAAAATAATCTTTGCCGTCTGATGCGATGAGCACTGAGTATTTATATAAGGGAGAATAGTTATAGGGCAAGTGAATGAGTAGTTGCATCTCCTCGTCAAGTTCTTTGCTGTAGATTGTGATATCTTCAATTTTTCCATATTTCATTTTGAAAGACCCCCTAGAAGAGTATGTGTACTGAAAGTGTAACATATCGTTAACTACAGGTATAATGGTTATATTCTATTTTTAAAAAGATTAAAAAAAGGGAGCTGAACAGAATTGTTTAATAACCAAGAGAGTGTCCATTCAAAAGTAGTAACAGCAGCGACGAAAGCGGCGCTGGAGAGACGTGGGGTAACAATAGAGGCGGTAGCTGAAATCGTTTTTGAATTACAGCAACCGTATAATAAAGGACTTGAAATGGCGCATTGTATCGAATCAGTTGAAGGTGTGTTACGCAAACGGGAATTGCAACATGCGATACTGGTTGGCATCGAGTTGGATGAGCTTGCAGAGCAAGGGAAATTGTCGGCGCCATTGCAACAAATTGTAGAGTCGGATGAAGGACTATTTGGTGTGGATGAAACGATTGCACTCGGTGCTGTGTTTACATATGGCTCTATTGCGGTAACGACATTTGGGCATCTGGATAAAAATAAAACCGGTATCATTAATGAGCTTGATACGAAGGTAGGAAGAGGTATCCATACATTCCTCGATGATCTTGTTGCAAGTATTGCAGCATGTGCGGCTTCACGCATTGCGCATAGAACCCGTGATTTAGAAGAAGCCGGGGAAACGTTTGAAGATATTAAACCCGATGAAACGATGCCTGAAACGAAAGTGAAGGGTACACATATCTGAATCGAATGCATCCATATATTATCGTGAGTAGCGCAGAGAGGGCTCCTTTTCTGCCTGCTTTTTATTGGCAAAAAGGTTGTATACGCTTGCAAAAAACTGAGTAGTCATAAAAGTGATAGCTAAATGTTTGATAATCATGGTAGAATGAATTTTAAGTTTACTTTTAGTTTAATAAAGGGGGAAATAATCAAATGAAAAAGACGAAATTACGTTTGTTGGGATTTGTAACGTTAATGGCACTACTTGTGCTAGCTGCATGTAATTCTGGTGACTCAGGTAGTTCTAGTGATTCGGGTAGCCCAGAGAAAGAGACTGAAACCGCCAAAACAAAAGAGGATTACGATTTCCTTAGTATTTTAACGGGTGGAACGCAGGGGACGTACTATCCATTAGGTGGATCATTTGCAGATTATATTACAGATGCAACGGGGGTTAAGACAACAGCAGAATCTTCACAAGCTTCGGCTGCAAATATGACAGCTCTTCAAGACGGTGATGCTGATATCGCATTCGTTCAAACGGATATCGCTTATTACGCTTCAAAAGGTGAGCTGATGTTTGACGGTGAGATTATTGATAATGTATCCGCTATCGGTGCATTGTACCCAGAAACTGTTCAATTAATCACGTTAGAGAAGAATGGCATTAAAACATATGAAGATTTGAAAGGAAAGAAAATTTCTGTTGGAGCACCTGGGTCAGGTACGTATGCTAACGCGGAACAACTTCTTGAAATTCATGGTCTGACAATGGATGATATTAAACCACAAAACCTTGATTTTGGGGAGTCGCAGGAAAGCCTGCAGTCTGGTCAAATCGATGCAGCATTCATCACTGCAGGTACGCCTACAGGTGCTGTTGAAGGATTGAACGCAGTTGCAGACGTTTTCGTTGTTCCAGTTGAAAATGCTAAAGCAGAAGAATTGATTGAAAAGTATCCTTATTATGCAAAAGAAACAATTCCGGCAGGAACATATGGATTGACTGAGGATACACAAGCAGTTTCTGTAGGTGCTATGCTTGTTATTCAAAATGAAATTCCTGAAGATCTAGGCTATGAAATTACGAAAGCGATTTATGATAATGCATCAAAACTTCAGCATGCTAAGGGTAAATTGATCAAAGCTGAATCAGGACTTGATGGAATTGGTATTCCGGTTCACCCTGGTGCACAGAAATACTTTGATGAAGTAAATAAATAATACATTGTAATCTGAGGGGGCGGTGAGGCATTAGGCTTCTGCCGTCCCATTTTTTTATCTTCATTTAGCTGAATATGATACGGGAGGAAGAGGCGGATGAAATACAAAGTGATTGTTCCGCTCATTCTTTTGATTATGGTTGTTTCGTTTTTTTTGCCTATTAAACAAGCATTTACGTTTACCGAGCACAGAACGGAAAATCCAAAACTCTTCTATATTCCAACAAAAAGCAACGATAACTTTCAAATTCGGTATGTCCATTCTATTCATCTAACAGATGTTATCGAATCCTATGAAATAACGGCGGATCAAAAAATTCGACTCGTTTCAATGCAATATGAGGATCTAGCAATTGGTTTACCAGGCTATGCAGAAGAAGGGGAAACATTGTCAGTGAATGATGGAGTGTACACGCTTACATATGATGATAATGTGATTGACTCTTTTATCATGCTAATTGGTAATGTAGATGCAGACTTAGCTTTTCGATATGTTGGAACTGAACTAAACTTAAAAAAACAGCTAGTTAGAGGAAAGTCGTACACATTTTGCGTGAAAAAACTATCCGTCTATCAAATGCTGAAGGGGGTCAATATGAATGGGAAAAGAGACAAAGCAGAATGATTCAGAAATCCTAGAAGTTGAACAAGAAGAATTTAAAATGCTGTCAGAAGAAGAACAGTTAGAAATACTTCAAAAGTATGATCCAGAATCGAATACGCGCAATGTTACTGGAATTTTTAAGAAAATTGTCTTTTTCGGTTTACTTGCATTTTCCATTTTCCAATTGTATACATCGATTGGAACACCTTTCACCGCCTATATTCAACGCTCGATTCACTTAGGATTTGCATTGGCACTTATTTTTATCCTATTCCCCGCAAGAAAAAAAGTTGGAGTCAAAAGGAATAAGGTTCCTTTTTACGATATAATCCTGTCACTTCTTGCAATAGGAGTTGGCTTGTATTGGCCATTATTCCTTGAGGAACTTGTACTGCGTGTTGGTCGTGTATCGCCACTGGATATGGTTGTAGGTGTTATTGCTATTCTACTTACTTTAGAGGCTGCAAGGCGCGCGGTAGGATTGCCGATTACAATTATTTCGGTGACATTTTTAACCTATGCATTTTTGGGACCCTATTTCCCAGGATTCCTTGCACACCGCGGGCAAGATTTGAAAAGTGTAGT
Proteins encoded:
- a CDS encoding CotY/CotZ family spore coat protein, encoding MGCGRNEDVADIRRHDNCICEVVRAIRRIQDIRDDIDCDDCRTDCFLTPLGSLVSPSRQRANTRVFMLMNDDGDPFKAMFNQRRRRRDNDRNLSNEQGNEKDCNSCFSVFFRVQNVFDNCCATLQVLEPRDRHGRRVNLFKHGKLDFDAICEVERFEATGSCVTVDLKCFCAIQCVKDVFIDCDED
- the spoVAC gene encoding stage V sporulation protein AC; the protein is MDEKKYAQLEQQMSPKTPLLRNVIFAFLTGGTICLIGQFVALFYMVFFDFTERTASNPTVATMVFFAMLLTGFGYYKKIGQFGGAGSAVPITGFGNAVISAAIEHKSEGYVLGVGGNMFKLAGSVILFGVFSAFAVALVKTILVKFGVVSW
- a CDS encoding stage V sporulation protein AD gives rise to the protein MVARGLLTFKTTPSIVATGVTAGPLERKSPFVHQFDKVYDDERCGLKTNEHAHAKMIEDACMIALSKIDLIPSDANFLLIGDLVNQMTPSNFSASTLGIPYIGLFSACATSVSSLLMAALLTEAGMSNCAIAGAASQHNAIERQFRYPVEYGAQKGETAQWTVTAAGMAAVTPYKKGVPSIKCATIGCVTDLGMTDPLNMGAAMAPAAADTVTRHLTGHGMKASDYDCIMTGDLGKTGFELYKQLLGNKGVEVTDKFRDAGAEFYSNDPTFLSGASGAGCSAAIYFTEIIGKMVAGEYKRVLLIATGALLSPMSFQQGDTIPCIAHAVELTMK
- the spoVAE gene encoding stage V sporulation protein AE, encoding MISIFITSFIVGGLICVVGQLLFDVAKLTPAHTLCILVVVGSVLDGFGLYEPLIDFAGAGATIPITSFGNSLTHGAMAEAEKHGFIGVLTGMFEVTSSGISAAILFGFIAAFIFKAKGKM
- a CDS encoding YjcZ family sporulation protein; the encoded protein is MYGGYNPYYGGYGCGGFDGGRGYNYGGSTFVLIVVLFILLIIVGKSFL
- a CDS encoding stage VI sporulation protein F, whose product is MNDSFFRKIESKTGVPMDEVFALANAIQFADFNDERQVRKIIQKVGKLAKREVPQHTEDELVRSIIKDGKSVNIQDIQNMIGRQ
- a CDS encoding GNAT family N-acetyltransferase, which codes for MVTVRIVTSDLEREDAFSVRRKVFVEEQGVPLNLELDDFDKDAVHFVVYSMTTAIGAGRLRETNAGIGKVERICILEEYRGQHLGNLIMNALEKHAKETGMHKIILNAQTYAVPFYEKLGYVITSPEFMDADIPHRAMEKIIIE
- a CDS encoding YjcG family protein encodes the protein MKYGVVAFPSKKLQDLANAYRKRYDPHYALITPHMTVKGVFEANDQEIAEVAKAIKAVTNKHKPFELNVSKVSSFAPITNTIYFKAELNDDLEALHKDLNYNFPGDEPEFAFVPHVTIAQKLTSGEHDDIIGQLKMIGVDHTETIDRLHLLYQLEDGSWTVYETFRLDEDN
- a CDS encoding esterase family protein, with the translated sequence MKYGKIEDITIYSKELDEEMQLLIHLPYNYSPLYKYSVLIASDGKDYFQYGRIGRVVDELMDAGDIENVIVVGVPYKSVSERRRMYHPEGDRLEAYIRFLAHELVPYMDDNYPTYQIGAGRGLIGDSLAATVSLLTALKYPNSFGQVILHSPLVDERVLEAVETAQSPSHLSIYHVIGQGETEVKTTVDGVRDFLSPNRVLKDLIERKGFPYFYEEFEGDHTWKHWQPDVRRAIQKTYNL
- a CDS encoding phosphatidylglycerophosphatase A: MFNNQESVHSKVVTAATKAALERRGVTIEAVAEIVFELQQPYNKGLEMAHCIESVEGVLRKRELQHAILVGIELDELAEQGKLSAPLQQIVESDEGLFGVDETIALGAVFTYGSIAVTTFGHLDKNKTGIINELDTKVGRGIHTFLDDLVASIAACAASRIAHRTRDLEEAGETFEDIKPDETMPETKVKGTHI
- a CDS encoding TAXI family TRAP transporter solute-binding subunit encodes the protein MKKTKLRLLGFVTLMALLVLAACNSGDSGSSSDSGSPEKETETAKTKEDYDFLSILTGGTQGTYYPLGGSFADYITDATGVKTTAESSQASAANMTALQDGDADIAFVQTDIAYYASKGELMFDGEIIDNVSAIGALYPETVQLITLEKNGIKTYEDLKGKKISVGAPGSGTYANAEQLLEIHGLTMDDIKPQNLDFGESQESLQSGQIDAAFITAGTPTGAVEGLNAVADVFVVPVENAKAEELIEKYPYYAKETIPAGTYGLTEDTQAVSVGAMLVIQNEIPEDLGYEITKAIYDNASKLQHAKGKLIKAESGLDGIGIPVHPGAQKYFDEVNK
- a CDS encoding DUF1850 domain-containing protein, translated to MKYKVIVPLILLIMVVSFFLPIKQAFTFTEHRTENPKLFYIPTKSNDNFQIRYVHSIHLTDVIESYEITADQKIRLVSMQYEDLAIGLPGYAEEGETLSVNDGVYTLTYDDNVIDSFIMLIGNVDADLAFRYVGTELNLKKQLVRGKSYTFCVKKLSVYQMLKGVNMNGKRDKAE